In Eleutherodactylus coqui strain aEleCoq1 chromosome 4, aEleCoq1.hap1, whole genome shotgun sequence, the following are encoded in one genomic region:
- the LOC136626774 gene encoding uncharacterized protein F54H12.2-like has protein sequence MAFIHDGSVECTKSKLDIFTIPPTQTSIEKSLFVEVLPITALTDNTPLEFFISGSGEYYYNLNNTLLHLTCRIVKQHNTAIPDGARVGFINYPVATLFNQVDITLGDRLISQSDNLYSYRAFIETILNYSGQTLASQFTAGLFYKDSAGHHHERTLDGPNLGFAKRAAATQRSKTVELLGPIYGDIFNQPKLILNGLDLKIKLTRNKDSFCLMSADPDGFKVQILHASIFIKRVQVSPAVCIGHSQALLATTAKYTLDRTSLKVFSIAIGSRIATHENLFLGQIPKTVILAFVDNEAFSGSFQKNPLCFHHYSVNHAALYLDGQQIPARPFQPDFEGELAIREYMALVHISGKQRADNSISIDRNGCG, from the coding sequence ATGGCGTTTATACACGACGGTTCTGTAGAGTGCACCAAATCTAAGTTGGATATTTTCACCATACCACCAACGCAGACCAGtattgaaaaatctttatttgttgaAGTCCTGCCTATCACAGCCCTCACAGACAACACGCCGTTGGAATTTTTCATATCGGGTAGCGGCGAATATTACTACAACTTAAATAACACCCTCCTGCACTTAACCTGTCGTATAGTTAAACAACATAACACAGCCATCCCCGATGGTGCACGTGTGGGCTTTATTAATTACCCCGTAGCTACACTTTTTAACCAAGTGGACATCACATTGGGGGATCGACTAATCTCACAATCCGATAATCTTTATAGCTATAGAGCGTTCATCGAGACAATTTTAAATTATAGTGGTCAAACGCTCGCATCCCAATTTACAGCCGGACTTTTTTACAAGGATTCGGCAGGTCACCACCATGAAAGGACACTCGATGGCCCAAATTTAGGCTTCGCTAAAAGAGCTGCAGCAACACAGCGCTCTAAAACTGTGGAGCTTCTGGGGCCTATTTATGGCGATATATTTAACCAACCGAAGCTTATCTTGAATGGTCTGGATTTAAAGATAAAACTAACAAGGAATAAAGACTCGTTCTGCTTGATGTCAGCAGACCCTGATGGATTTAAAGTTCAAATCCTTCATGCTTCAATTTTCATCAAGAGAGTACAAGTATccccagccgtctgcatagggcaCAGCCAGGCGCTACTAGCAACCACTGCTAAATATACTTTGGATAGGACGAGTCTCAAAGTCTTCAGCATAGCAATCGGAAGCCGTATAGCAACCCAtgaaaatttgttcctgggccagatacctaaaactgtgatattagcctttgtggacaatgaagcctttagcggtAGCTTCCAAAAAAATCCTCTCTGTTTTCACCATTATTCCGTAAACCACGCGGCCTTGTATCTGGATGGTCAACAGATTCCGGCCAGGCCTTTTCAGCCTGATTTTGAGGGTGAATTAGCTATTAGGGAATATATGGCTCTCGTACATATCTCCGGAAAGCAACGAGCAGACAACTCGATTTCGATTGACAGAAATGGATGTGGATAA
- the LOC136626771 gene encoding uncharacterized protein F54H12.2-like: MAFIHDGSVECTKSKLDIFTIPPTQTSIEKSLFVEVLPITALTDNTPLEFFISGSGEYYYNLNNTLLHLTCRIVKQHNTAIPDGARVGFINYPVATLFNQVDITLGDRLISQSDNLYSYRAFIETILNYSGQTLASQFTAGLFYKDSAGHHHERTLDGPNLGFAKRAAATQRSKTVELLGPIYGDIFNQPKLILNGLDLKIKLTRNKDSFCLMSADPVGFKVQILHASIFIKRVQVSPAVCIGHSQALLATTAKYTLDRTSLKVFSIAIGSRIATHENLFLGQIPKTVILAFVDNEAFSGSFQKNPLCVHHYSVNHAALYLDGQQIPARPFQPDFEGELAIREYMALVHISGKQRADNSISIDRNGCG; this comes from the coding sequence ATGGCGTTCATACACGACGGTTCTGTAGAGTGCACCAAATCTAAGTTGGATATTTTCACCATACCACCAACGCAGACCAGtattgaaaaatctttatttgttgaAGTCCTGCCTATCACAGCCCTCACTGACAACACGCCGTTGGAATTTTTCATATCGGGTAGCGGCGAATATTACTACAACTTAAATAACACCCTCCTGCACTTAACCTGTCGTATAGTTAAACAACATAACACAGCCATCCCCGATGGTGCACGTGTGGGCTTTATTAATTACCCCGTAGCTACACTTTTTAACCAAGTGGACATCACATTGGGGGATCGACTAATCTCACAATCCGATAATCTTTATAGCTATAGAGCGTTCATCGAGACAATTTTAAATTATAGTGGTCAAACGCTCGCATCCCAATTTACAGCCGGACTTTTTTACAAGGATTCGGCAGGTCACCACCATGAAAGGACACTCGATGGCCCAAATTTAGGCTTCGCTAAAAGAGCTGCAGCAACACAGCGCTCTAAAACTGTGGAGCTTCTGGGGCCTATTTATGGCGATATATTTAACCAACCGAAGCTTATCTTGAATGGTCTGGATTTAAAGATAAAACTAACAAGGAATAAAGACTCGTTCTGCTTGATGTCAGCAGACCCTGTTGGATTTAAAGTTCAAATCCTTCATGCTTCAATTTTCATCAAGAGAGTACAAGTATccccagccgtctgcatagggcaCAGCCAGGCGCTACTAGCAACCACTGCTAAATATACTTTGGATAGGACGAGTCTCAAAGTCTTCAGCATAGCAATCGGAAGCCGTATAGCAACCCAtgaaaatttgttcctgggccagatacctaaaactgtgatattagcctttgtggacaatgaagcctttagcggtAGCTTCCAAAAAAATCCTCTCTGTGTTCACCATTATTCCGTAAACCACGCGGCCTTGTATCTGGATGGTCAACAGATTCCGGCCAGGCCTTTTCAGCCTGATTTTGAGGGTGAATTAGCTATTAGGGAATATATGGCTCTCGTACATATCTCCGGAAAGCAACGAGCAGACAACTCGATTTCGATTGACAGAAATGGATGTGGATAA
- the LOC136626773 gene encoding uncharacterized protein F54H12.2-like: MAFIHDGSVECTKSKLDIFTIPPTQTSIEKSLFVEVLPITALTDNTPLEFFISGSGEYYYNLNNTLLHLTCRIVKQHNTAIPDGARVGFINYPVATLFNQVDITLGDRLISQSDNLYSYRAFIETILNYSGQTLASQFTAGLFYKDSAGHHHERTLDGPNLGFAKRAAATQRSKTVELLGPIYGDIFNQPKLILNGLDLKIKLTRNKDSFCLMSADPDGFKVQILHASIFIKRVQVSPAVCIGHSQALLATTAKYTLDRTSLKVFSIAIGSRIATHENLFLGQIPKTVILAFVDNEAFSGSFQKNPLCFHHYSVNHAALYLDGQQIPARPFQPDFEGELAIREYMSLVHISGKQRADNSISIDRNGCG, from the coding sequence ATGGCGTTCATACACGACGGTTCTGTAGAGTGCACCAAATCTAAGTTGGATATTTTCACCATACCGCCAACGCAGACCAGtattgaaaaatctttatttgttgaAGTCCTGCCTATCACAGCCCTCACTGACAACACGCCGTTGGAATTTTTCATATCGGGTAGCGGCGAATATTACTACAACTTAAATAACACCCTCCTGCACTTAACCTGTCGTATAGTTAAACAACATAACACAGCCATCCCCGATGGTGCACGTGTGGGCTTTATTAATTACCCCGTAGCTACACTTTTTAACCAAGTGGACATCACATTGGGGGATCGACTAATCTCACAATCCGATAATCTTTATAGCTATAGAGCGTTCATCGAGACAATTTTAAATTATAGTGGTCAAACGCTCGCATCCCAATTTACAGCCGGACTTTTTTACAAGGATTCGGCAGGTCACCACCATGAAAGGACACTCGATGGCCCAAATTTAGGCTTCGCTAAAAGAGCTGCAGCAACACAGCGCTCTAAAACTGTGGAGCTTCTGGGGCCTATTTATGGCGATATATTTAACCAACCGAAGCTTATCTTGAATGGTCTGGATTTAAAGATAAAACTAACAAGGAATAAAGACTCGTTCTGCTTGATGTCAGCAGACCCTGATGGATTTAAAGTTCAAATCCTTCATGCTTCAATTTTCATCAAGAGAGTACAAGTATccccagccgtctgcatagggcaCAGCCAGGCGCTACTAGCAACCACTGCTAAATATACTTTGGATAGGACGAGTCTCAAAGTCTTCAGCATAGCAATCGGAAGCCGTATAGCAACCCAtgaaaatttgttcctgggccagatacctaaaactgtgatattagcctttgtggacaatgaagcctttagcggtAGCTTCCAAAAAAATCCTCTCTGTTTTCACCATTATTCCGTAAACCACGCGGCCTTGTATCTGGATGGTCAACAGATTCCGGCCAGGCCTTTTCAGCCTGATTTTGAGGGTGAATTAGCTATTAGGGAATATATGTCTCTCGTACATATCTCCGGAAAGCAACGAGCAGACAACTCGATTTCGATTGACAGAAATGGATGTGGATAA
- the LOC136626769 gene encoding uncharacterized protein F54H12.2-like: MAFIHDGSVECTKSKLDIFTIPPTQTSSEKSLFVEVLPITALTDNTPLEFFISGSGEYYYNLNNTLLHLTCRIVKQHNTAIPDGARVGFINYPVATLFNQVDITLGDRLISQSDNLYSYRAFIETILNYSGQTLASQFTAGLFYKDSAGHHHERTLDGPNLGFAKRAAATQRSKTVELLGPIYGDIFNQPKLILNGLDLKIKLTRNKDSFCLMSADPDGFKVQILHASIFIKRVQVSPAVCIGHSQALLATTAKYTLDRTSLKVFSIAIGSRIATHENLFLGQIPKTVILAFVDNEAFSGSFQKNPLCFHHYSVNHAALYLDGQQIPARPFQPDFEGELAIREYMALVHISGKQRADNSISIDRNGCG; this comes from the coding sequence ATGGCGTTCATACACGACGGTTCTGTAGAGTGCACCAAATCTAAGTTGGATATTTTCACCATACCACCAACGCAGACCAGTAgtgaaaaatctttatttgttgaAGTCCTGCCTATCACAGCCCTCACTGACAACACGCCGTTGGAATTTTTCATATCGGGTAGCGGCGAATATTACTACAACTTAAATAACACCCTCCTGCACTTAACCTGTCGTATAGTTAAACAACATAACACAGCCATCCCCGATGGTGCACGTGTGGGCTTTATTAATTACCCCGTAGCTACACTTTTTAACCAAGTGGACATCACATTGGGGGATCGACTAATCTCACAATCCGATAATCTTTATAGCTATAGAGCGTTCATCGAGACAATTTTAAATTATAGTGGTCAAACGCTCGCATCCCAATTTACAGCCGGACTTTTTTACAAGGATTCGGCAGGTCACCACCATGAAAGGACACTCGATGGCCCAAATTTAGGCTTCGCTAAAAGAGCTGCAGCAACACAGCGCTCTAAAACTGTGGAGCTTCTGGGGCCTATTTATGGCGATATATTTAACCAACCGAAGCTTATCTTGAATGGTCTGGATTTAAAGATAAAACTAACAAGGAATAAAGACTCGTTCTGCTTGATGTCAGCAGACCCTGATGGATTTAAAGTTCAAATCCTTCATGCTTCAATTTTCATCAAGAGAGTACAAGTATccccagccgtctgcatagggcaCAGCCAGGCGCTACTAGCAACCACTGCTAAATATACTTTGGATAGGACGAGTCTCAAAGTCTTCAGCATAGCAATCGGAAGCCGTATAGCAACCCAtgaaaatttgttcctgggccagatacctaaaactgtgatattagcctttgtggacaatgaagcctttagcggtAGCTTCCAAAAAAATCCTCTCTGTTTTCACCATTATTCCGTAAACCACGCGGCCTTGTATCTGGATGGTCAACAGATTCCGGCCAGGCCTTTTCAGCCTGATTTTGAGGGTGAATTAGCTATTAGGGAATATATGGCTCTCGTACATATCTCCGGAAAGCAACGAGCAGACAACTCGATTTCGATTGACAGAAATGGATGTGGATAA
- the LOC136626772 gene encoding uncharacterized protein F54H12.2-like encodes MAFIHDGSVECTKSKLDIFTIPPTQTSIEKSLFVEVLPITALTDNTPLEFFISGSGEYYYNLNNTLLHLTCRIVKQHNTAIPDGARVGFINYPVATLFNQVDITLGDRLISQSDNLYSYRAFIETILNYSGQTLASQFTAGLFYKDSAGHHHERTLDGPNLGFAKRAAATQRSKTVELLGPIYGDIFNQPKLILNGLDLKIKLTRNKDSFCLMSADPDGFKVQILHASIFIKRVQVSPAVCIGHSQALLATTAKYTLDRTSLKVFSIAIGSRIATHENLFLGQIPKTVILAFVDNEAFSGSFQKNPLCFHHYSVNHAALYLDGQQIPARPFQPDFEGELAIREYMALVHISGKQRADNSISIDRNGCG; translated from the coding sequence ATGGCGTTCATACACGACGGTTCTGTAGAGTGCACCAAATCTAAGTTGGATATTTTCACCATACCACCAACGCAGACCAGtattgaaaaatctttatttgttgaAGTCCTGCCTATCACAGCCCTCACTGACAACACGCCGTTGGAATTTTTCATATCGGGTAGCGGCGAATATTACTACAACTTAAATAACACCCTCCTGCACTTAACCTGTCGTATAGTTAAACAACATAACACAGCCATCCCCGATGGTGCACGTGTGGGCTTTATTAATTACCCCGTAGCTACACTTTTTAACCAAGTGGACATCACATTGGGGGATCGACTAATCTCACAATCCGATAATCTTTATAGCTATAGAGCGTTCATCGAGACAATTTTAAATTATAGTGGTCAAACGCTCGCATCCCAATTTACAGCCGGACTTTTTTACAAGGATTCGGCAGGTCACCACCATGAAAGGACACTCGATGGCCCAAATTTAGGCTTCGCTAAAAGAGCTGCAGCAACACAGCGCTCTAAAACTGTGGAGCTTCTGGGGCCTATTTATGGCGATATATTTAACCAACCGAAGCTTATCTTGAATGGTCTGGATTTAAAGATAAAACTAACAAGGAATAAAGACTCGTTCTGCTTGATGTCAGCAGACCCTGATGGATTTAAAGTTCAAATCCTTCATGCTTCAATTTTCATCAAGAGAGTACAAGTATccccagccgtctgcatagggcaCAGCCAGGCGCTACTAGCAACCACTGCTAAATATACTTTGGATAGGACGAGTCTCAAAGTCTTCAGCATAGCAATCGGAAGCCGTATAGCAACCCAtgaaaatttgttcctgggccagatacctaaaactgtgatattagcctttgtggacaatgaagcctttagcggtAGCTTCCAAAAAAATCCTCTCTGTTTTCACCATTATTCCGTAAACCACGCGGCCTTGTATCTGGATGGTCAACAGATTCCGGCCAGGCCTTTTCAGCCTGATTTTGAGGGTGAATTAGCTATTAGGGAATATATGGCTCTCGTACATATCTCCGGAAAGCAACGAGCAGACAACTCGATTTCGATTGACAGAAATGGATGTGGATAA
- the LOC136626775 gene encoding uncharacterized protein F54H12.2-like, with amino-acid sequence MAFIHDGSVECTKSKLDIFTIPPTQTSIEKSLFVEVLPITALTDNTPLEFFISGSGEYYYNLNNTLLHLTCRIVKQHNTAIPDGARVGFINYPVATLFNQVDITLGDRLISQSDNLYSYRAFIETILNYSGQTLASQFTAGLFYKDSAGHHHERTLDGPNLGFAKRAAATQRSKTVELLGPIYGDIFNQPKLILNGLDLKIKLTRNKDSFCLMSADPDGFKVQILHASIFIKRVQVSPAVCIGHSQALLATTAKYTLDRTSLKVFSIAIGSRIATHENLFLGQIPKTVILAFVDNEAFSGSFQKNPLCFHHYSVNHAALYLDGQQIPARPFQPDFEGELAIREYMALVHISGKQRADNSISIDRNGCG; translated from the coding sequence ATGGCGTTCATACACGACGGTTCTGTAGAGTGCACCAAATCTAAGTTGGATATTTTCACCATACCGCCAACGCAGACCAGtattgaaaaatctttatttgttgaAGTCCTGCCTATCACAGCCCTCACTGACAACACGCCGTTGGAATTTTTCATATCGGGTAGCGGCGAATATTACTACAACTTAAATAACACCCTCCTGCACTTAACCTGTCGTATAGTTAAACAACATAACACAGCCATCCCCGATGGTGCACGTGTGGGCTTTATTAATTACCCCGTAGCTACACTTTTTAACCAAGTGGACATCACATTGGGGGATCGACTAATCTCACAATCCGATAATCTTTATAGCTATAGAGCGTTCATCGAGACAATTTTAAATTATAGTGGTCAAACGCTCGCATCCCAATTTACAGCCGGACTTTTTTACAAGGATTCGGCAGGTCACCACCATGAAAGGACACTCGATGGCCCAAATTTAGGCTTCGCTAAAAGAGCTGCAGCAACACAGCGCTCTAAAACTGTGGAGCTTCTGGGGCCTATTTATGGCGATATATTTAACCAACCGAAGCTTATCTTGAATGGTCTGGATTTAAAGATAAAACTAACAAGGAATAAAGACTCGTTCTGCTTGATGTCAGCAGACCCTGATGGATTTAAAGTTCAAATCCTTCATGCTTCAATTTTCATCAAGAGAGTACAAGTATccccagccgtctgcatagggcaCAGCCAGGCGCTACTAGCAACCACTGCTAAATATACTTTGGATAGGACGAGTCTCAAAGTCTTCAGCATAGCAATCGGAAGCCGTATAGCAACCCAtgaaaatttgttcctgggccagatacctaaaactgtgatattagcctttgtggacaatgaagcctttagcggtAGCTTCCAAAAAAATCCTCTCTGTTTTCACCATTATTCCGTAAACCACGCGGCCTTGTATCTGGATGGTCAACAGATTCCGGCCAGGCCTTTTCAGCCTGATTTTGAGGGTGAATTAGCTATTAGGGAATATATGGCTCTCGTACATATCTCCGGAAAGCAACGAGCAGACAACTCGATTTCGATTGACAGAAATGGATGTGGATAA
- the LOC136626768 gene encoding uncharacterized protein F54H12.2-like, with the protein MAFIHDGSVECTKSKLDIFTIPPTQTSIEKSLFVEVLPITALTDNTPLEFFISGSGEYYYNLNNTLLHLTCRIVKQHNTAIPDGARVGFINYPVATLFNQVDITLGDRLISQSDNLYSYRAFIETILNYSGQTLASQFTAGLFYKDSAGHHHERTLDGPNLGFAKRAAATQRSKTVELLGPIYGDIFNQPKLILNGLDLKIKLTRNKDSFCLMSADPDGFKVQILHASIFIKRVQVSPAVCIGHSQALLATTAKYTLDRTSLKVFSIAIGSRIATHENLFLGQIPKTVILAFVDNEAFSGSFQKNPLCVHHYSVNHAALYLDGQQIPARPFQPDFEGELAIREYMALVHISGKQRADNSISIDRNGCG; encoded by the coding sequence ATGGCGTTCATACACGACGGTTCTGTAGAGTGCACCAAATCTAAGTTGGATATTTTCACCATACCACCAACGCAGACCAGtattgaaaaatctttatttgttgaAGTCCTGCCTATCACAGCCCTCACAGACAACACGCCGTTGGAATTTTTCATATCGGGTAGCGGCGAATATTACTACAACTTAAATAACACCCTCCTGCACTTAACCTGTCGTATAGTTAAACAACATAACACAGCCATCCCCGATGGTGCACGTGTGGGCTTTATTAATTACCCCGTAGCTACACTTTTTAACCAAGTGGACATCACATTGGGGGATCGACTAATCTCACAATCCGATAATCTTTATAGCTATAGAGCGTTCATCGAGACAATTTTAAATTATAGTGGTCAAACGCTCGCATCCCAATTTACAGCCGGACTTTTTTACAAGGATTCGGCAGGTCACCACCATGAAAGGACACTCGATGGCCCAAATTTAGGCTTCGCTAAAAGAGCTGCAGCAACACAGCGCTCTAAAACTGTGGAGCTTCTGGGGCCTATTTATGGCGATATATTTAACCAACCGAAGCTTATCTTGAATGGTCTGGATTTAAAGATAAAACTAACAAGGAATAAAGACTCGTTCTGCTTGATGTCAGCAGACCCTGATGGATTTAAAGTTCAAATCCTTCATGCTTCAATTTTCATCAAGAGAGTACAAGTATccccagccgtctgcatagggcaCAGCCAGGCGCTACTAGCAACCACTGCTAAATATACTTTGGATAGGACGAGTCTCAAAGTCTTCAGCATAGCAATCGGAAGCCGTATAGCAACCCAtgaaaatttgttcctgggccagatacctaaaactgtgatattagcctttgtggacaatgaagcctttagcggtAGCTTCCAAAAAAATCCTCTCTGTGTTCACCATTATTCCGTAAACCACGCGGCCTTGTATCTGGATGGTCAACAGATTCCGGCCAGGCCTTTTCAGCCTGATTTTGAGGGTGAATTAGCTATTAGGGAATATATGGCTCTCGTACATATCTCCGGAAAGCAACGAGCAGACAACTCGATTTCGATTGACAGAAATGGATGTGGATAA